From the Pectobacterium carotovorum genome, one window contains:
- a CDS encoding maltoporin codes for MKRKLLTTSIALSLAMLATPSYSVDFSGYFRSGVGVSNHGKQQSADKSYVGRLGNEDDTYGEIQLGQQLYNENGKTFYFDSMISMFSNGSNDNETTKNDDAEFGLRQLNLQAKGFVPGLPDATVWAGKRYYQRHDLHIIDTKYWNISGAGAGIENVKAGEGAFSFAWIRADAENMNVDCSNSQNSQECTSRRDTYDDLNINYLDARYAGWKPWDGAWTEFGISYAMPNEADTQKNIFLAEGQKFDPKNSMMITGELSHYFSGLKSSQKLVLQYADKGLAHNMVDQGGGWYDVWSINDSAKGYRVIQAGDLPITDNISLSHVLTYGKADEISRWRDSTELLSAVGRGQYAWTKNQKTYLEAGAYQKKDSWKAGTETKYSGEKYTLAHAFSADIPMLTRPELRFFVSYLNGGNENKNRFNDERSNAVNFGIQAEAWW; via the coding sequence ATGAAAAGAAAACTGCTGACAACATCCATTGCGCTGAGTTTGGCAATGCTGGCAACCCCTTCTTATTCCGTTGATTTTTCAGGATACTTCCGTTCTGGCGTGGGTGTATCAAACCACGGAAAACAACAGAGCGCCGATAAGAGCTATGTGGGAAGATTAGGTAACGAAGATGACACCTACGGCGAAATCCAATTAGGACAGCAGCTGTATAACGAAAATGGGAAAACGTTTTACTTCGACAGTATGATTTCTATGTTCTCCAACGGCTCGAACGATAATGAAACGACAAAGAATGACGATGCCGAGTTTGGTTTACGCCAGTTAAATCTTCAGGCGAAAGGCTTTGTACCAGGGCTGCCGGATGCCACGGTCTGGGCGGGGAAACGTTACTACCAGCGCCATGACTTGCACATCATCGATACCAAATACTGGAATATCTCCGGTGCGGGTGCCGGGATCGAAAACGTCAAAGCCGGTGAAGGCGCGTTCTCATTTGCCTGGATCCGCGCCGATGCAGAAAACATGAACGTCGACTGTAGCAACAGCCAAAACAGTCAGGAATGTACGTCCAGACGAGACACCTACGACGATCTGAACATCAACTATCTGGACGCACGCTATGCAGGCTGGAAGCCGTGGGACGGCGCGTGGACAGAGTTCGGTATCTCCTACGCAATGCCGAATGAAGCGGACACACAGAAAAATATCTTCCTCGCGGAAGGCCAAAAATTCGATCCTAAAAACTCGATGATGATCACAGGTGAACTCAGCCACTACTTCTCTGGCCTCAAGTCCAGCCAGAAACTGGTGCTGCAATATGCCGACAAAGGGCTGGCGCACAACATGGTCGATCAGGGCGGCGGCTGGTATGACGTCTGGAGCATCAACGACAGCGCCAAAGGCTACCGCGTCATTCAGGCCGGTGACCTGCCGATCACCGATAATATTTCTCTGAGCCATGTTCTGACCTACGGTAAAGCAGATGAAATCAGCCGCTGGCGCGACAGCACAGAATTATTGTCTGCGGTAGGTCGTGGCCAATATGCCTGGACCAAGAACCAGAAAACCTATCTGGAAGCGGGCGCGTATCAGAAAAAAGATAGCTGGAAAGCCGGTACAGAAACCAAATACAGCGGTGAAAAATACACGCTGGCACACGCCTTCAGCGCCGATATTCCGATGCTGACACGTCCGGAACTGCGCTTCTTCGTGTCTTACCTGAACGGTGGGAACGAAAACAAAAACCGCTTCAACGACGAACGCAGCAATGCGGTAAATTTCGGTATTCAGGCAGAAGCCTGGTGGTAA
- a CDS encoding arabinogalactan endo-beta-1,4-galactanase gives MKMKKRVLMAAMLATGLLTVSLPQALYAAENVTINKLTNVPADFIKGADISMLNEVEKHGGKFYDEHGKQKDAMLILKENGINYIRLRIWNDPKDAAGNAYGGGNNDLATTLALAKRAKANGMKVLLDFHYSDFWTDPAHQNKPKAWSGLNMAQLTTAIHDYTKATISEFQKAGVMPDMVQIGNELNGGMLWPEGKSWGQGGGEFDRLAALLNAGIQGVKDVQGANNVKIMLHLAEGTKNDTFIWWFDEIVKRNVPFDVIGASFYTYWNGPISALQYNMNDVTKRYNKDIIVVEAAYAYTLENCDNAENSFQQKELDAGGYPASVQGQANYLHDLMQSIINVPNQRGKGIFYWEPIWLPTPGATWATKAGMKYNNDEWKEGNARENQALFDCKGNVLPSIKAFK, from the coding sequence ATGAAAATGAAAAAACGCGTACTGATGGCTGCCATGCTCGCAACTGGCCTGCTGACCGTCTCCCTGCCGCAAGCCCTGTATGCAGCTGAGAATGTGACAATCAATAAGTTGACGAACGTCCCTGCCGACTTCATTAAAGGCGCGGATATTTCCATGCTGAACGAGGTGGAAAAGCACGGCGGAAAATTTTATGACGAGCACGGCAAACAGAAAGACGCCATGCTGATTCTGAAAGAGAACGGGATTAACTATATTCGCCTGCGTATCTGGAACGATCCGAAAGATGCAGCGGGCAACGCCTACGGTGGCGGTAACAACGATCTGGCCACGACGCTGGCACTGGCGAAACGCGCCAAAGCGAACGGCATGAAAGTGCTGCTGGATTTCCACTACAGCGATTTCTGGACCGATCCGGCCCACCAAAACAAACCCAAAGCCTGGTCTGGCCTAAACATGGCACAGCTCACAACGGCCATACATGACTACACCAAAGCCACAATTAGCGAATTCCAGAAAGCGGGCGTCATGCCGGATATGGTGCAGATCGGTAACGAACTGAACGGCGGAATGCTGTGGCCGGAAGGAAAAAGCTGGGGTCAGGGCGGTGGTGAATTCGATCGCCTCGCGGCGCTGCTGAACGCAGGTATTCAGGGCGTTAAGGACGTACAGGGCGCGAATAACGTCAAGATCATGCTGCATCTGGCAGAAGGCACCAAAAACGATACCTTCATCTGGTGGTTCGATGAAATCGTCAAGCGCAATGTCCCGTTCGATGTCATCGGTGCCTCGTTCTACACCTACTGGAACGGCCCCATCAGCGCGTTGCAGTACAACATGAACGATGTGACCAAACGCTACAATAAAGACATCATCGTGGTTGAGGCCGCCTATGCTTATACGCTGGAAAACTGCGATAACGCGGAAAACAGCTTCCAGCAAAAAGAGCTGGATGCAGGTGGTTATCCGGCTTCCGTTCAGGGTCAGGCCAACTACCTGCACGATCTGATGCAAAGCATCATCAATGTCCCTAATCAGCGCGGCAAAGGCATCTTCTATTGGGAGCCCATCTGGCTGCCTACCCCCGGCGCAACCTGGGCTACGAAAGCTGGCATGAAATACAACAACGACGAATGGAAAGAAGGCAACGCGCGGGAAAATCAGGCGCTGTTCGACTGCAAAGGCAACGTCCTGCCTTCCATCAAAGCGTTTAAGTAA
- a CDS encoding carbohydrate ABC transporter permease — MEVDVTVNASGLAPQERGRRHARTAVLLALVPGLGQIYNRQIVKGAFFFIVMVCFISVFHDFLRDGAWGLITLGTELPRDHSIFLLAKGIISLIVAAFGIGVYYCSLRDAYVCGTRRDKGLPLNSVKKQYQMLLSEGFPYLMITPGFILLVFVVVFPIIFGFSIAFTNYDLYHTPPAKLVDWVGMKNFINIFRLDLWRSTFFDVLQWTVIWTLIATTLQCAVGILLAILVNQKGLRFKPLIRTILILPWAVPGFVTILVFAGMFNETFGVINNGILAALGIEPKAWMTDPFWTKTALILMQTWLGFPFVFAMTTGVLQAIPDDLYEAATIDGASSWYKLTTITLPLVLYSIAPIIITQYTFNFNNFNIIYLFNNGGPAVIGSNAGGTDILVSWIYKLTMSSSQYAIAASITILLSIFVVGIALWQFRATNSFKQDNMA; from the coding sequence ATGGAGGTAGATGTGACCGTCAACGCCAGCGGCCTTGCGCCACAAGAGAGAGGGCGTCGCCATGCCAGAACAGCGGTATTGTTGGCGCTCGTCCCCGGCCTTGGGCAGATTTATAACCGCCAGATCGTCAAAGGCGCGTTTTTCTTTATCGTCATGGTCTGCTTTATCAGCGTATTCCATGATTTCCTGCGAGACGGCGCGTGGGGGCTGATTACGCTGGGCACCGAACTGCCGCGCGATCACTCCATTTTTCTGCTGGCAAAAGGCATTATCAGCCTGATCGTCGCTGCCTTTGGCATCGGCGTTTACTATTGCAGCCTGCGCGATGCCTATGTGTGCGGCACCAGACGCGATAAAGGCCTGCCGCTGAACAGCGTGAAGAAGCAATATCAGATGCTGCTGAGCGAAGGCTTCCCTTATCTGATGATCACGCCCGGTTTTATCCTGCTGGTATTTGTCGTGGTTTTCCCGATTATTTTCGGTTTTTCCATCGCCTTTACCAATTACGACCTCTACCACACGCCGCCGGCCAAACTGGTCGACTGGGTCGGGATGAAGAACTTTATCAACATCTTCCGGCTCGATCTCTGGCGCTCGACGTTCTTTGACGTGCTGCAATGGACGGTCATTTGGACGCTGATTGCGACCACGCTTCAGTGCGCCGTGGGCATCCTGCTGGCGATTTTGGTGAACCAGAAAGGCCTGCGTTTCAAACCGCTCATCCGCACCATTCTGATTCTGCCGTGGGCAGTACCGGGTTTCGTTACCATTCTGGTCTTCGCGGGGATGTTTAACGAAACGTTTGGCGTGATTAATAACGGCATTCTGGCCGCGCTGGGGATTGAACCCAAGGCGTGGATGACCGATCCATTCTGGACCAAGACCGCGCTGATTTTGATGCAAACGTGGTTAGGTTTCCCGTTTGTATTCGCTATGACGACCGGCGTCTTGCAGGCGATTCCTGACGACTTGTACGAAGCCGCGACGATTGACGGAGCCAGCAGTTGGTACAAGTTGACCACCATCACGCTGCCGCTGGTGCTCTACTCCATTGCGCCGATCATCATCACGCAATACACGTTCAACTTTAATAACTTCAACATCATCTATCTGTTCAACAACGGGGGACCGGCGGTAATCGGTTCTAACGCAGGCGGGACGGATATTCTGGTGTCCTGGATTTATAAGCTGACCATGTCTTCTTCCCAATATGCGATCGCAGCCAGCATCACCATTCTGCTGTCGATCTTTGTCGTGGGAATCGCGCTGTGGCAGTTCCGCGCCACCAATTCCTTTAAACAAGACAACATGGCATAG
- the galR gene encoding HTH-type transcriptional regulator GalR has protein sequence MATIKDVARLSGVSVATVSRVINNSPKASTASREAVHKAMAELQYHPNANARALAHQSAETMGLVVADVSDPFFGTMVKSVEQIAQATGNFLLIGNGYHNAEQEKKAIEQLIRHRCAGLIVHAKMLSDEELAALMSHIPDMVLINRTLPGYESRCVALDDRYGSWLATRHLIQEGHQKIGFLCSNHQISDSADRLQGYMDALQEHGIPRDERLIARASPDEVGGESAMMELLSRGGNMTAVVCYNDSMAAGALSVLSDNSISVPQDMSVVGFDDVLIARYLRPRLTTVHYPVSAMAIQAAELAIALSHGKELSETTNMFSPTLVRRHSVSPPTRKK, from the coding sequence ATGGCCACAATAAAGGATGTCGCTCGTCTATCAGGTGTATCAGTCGCTACGGTTTCGCGCGTAATTAATAATTCGCCCAAAGCCAGTACCGCCTCAAGGGAAGCCGTACACAAGGCCATGGCGGAACTGCAATATCATCCGAACGCCAATGCCAGAGCACTCGCGCACCAGAGTGCAGAAACCATGGGGCTGGTTGTTGCGGATGTCTCCGATCCCTTTTTCGGGACGATGGTTAAGTCTGTCGAACAAATTGCTCAGGCAACCGGTAACTTCCTACTGATCGGCAACGGCTATCACAATGCCGAGCAGGAAAAGAAAGCCATTGAGCAGTTGATTCGCCACCGCTGTGCGGGGCTGATCGTGCATGCCAAAATGCTCTCGGATGAAGAACTGGCCGCGTTGATGAGCCACATTCCTGATATGGTGCTCATCAACCGTACCTTGCCCGGCTATGAAAGCCGCTGTGTTGCGCTTGATGACCGCTATGGTTCCTGGCTGGCAACGCGTCATTTAATTCAGGAAGGACACCAAAAGATCGGTTTCCTCTGCTCTAATCACCAAATTTCCGACTCCGCTGATCGCCTGCAAGGTTATATGGATGCGCTGCAAGAGCACGGCATCCCACGGGATGAACGCCTCATTGCGCGCGCCTCGCCGGACGAAGTGGGCGGCGAGTCCGCCATGATGGAGCTCCTGAGCCGCGGCGGCAATATGACGGCGGTAGTGTGCTACAACGATTCCATGGCCGCTGGCGCCCTCTCCGTCCTGAGCGACAACAGCATCAGCGTACCGCAGGATATGTCGGTGGTCGGGTTTGATGACGTATTGATCGCCCGCTACCTTCGCCCTCGCCTGACAACCGTGCACTATCCGGTTTCCGCCATGGCGATTCAGGCGGCAGAATTAGCCATCGCGTTATCTCACGGTAAAGAGCTTAGCGAAACTACGAATATGTTTAGCCCGACGCTGGTACGCCGCCATTCTGTCAGCCCCCCAACCCGTAAGAAGTAG
- the galT gene encoding galactose-1-phosphate uridylyltransferase → MQFEPTEHPHRRFNPLKGEWILVSPHRAKRPWQGQQDEPDRSTPPSYDPTCYLCAGNKRITGDINPHYQGTFVFTNDFSALMEDTPDAPSGDDELFRVQQARGVSRVICFSPDHSKSLPQLSLPALKAVIDTWSDQTEELGKRYPWVQVFENKGTMMGCSNPHPHGQVWANDFLPNEVQREDDQQRAYFLRHGSPLLLDYVRREQADGSRIVVETDHWLAVVPYWASWPFETLVLPKFAVQRLPQLNDVQREDLALLLKKLTSRYDNLFQCSFPYSMGWHGAPFKGDDIAHWQLHAHFYPPLLRSASVRKFMVGYEMLAEAQRDLTAEQAAERLRSVSDIHFREQI, encoded by the coding sequence ATGCAGTTTGAGCCAACTGAACATCCGCATCGTCGTTTTAATCCGCTGAAGGGCGAGTGGATTCTGGTTTCTCCGCATCGTGCGAAGCGCCCCTGGCAGGGCCAGCAGGATGAACCGGATCGTTCCACGCCGCCGTCTTACGATCCGACCTGTTACCTGTGTGCGGGCAACAAACGTATTACTGGCGATATCAACCCGCACTATCAGGGCACCTTTGTTTTTACGAATGACTTTTCGGCACTGATGGAAGATACGCCGGATGCACCGTCGGGCGACGACGAGCTTTTCCGCGTTCAGCAAGCCCGTGGCGTCAGCCGCGTCATCTGTTTTTCTCCCGATCACAGTAAAAGCCTGCCGCAGCTTTCACTGCCAGCGCTGAAAGCGGTGATTGATACGTGGAGCGATCAAACCGAGGAGCTGGGCAAACGGTATCCGTGGGTTCAGGTTTTTGAGAATAAAGGAACGATGATGGGGTGCTCGAATCCCCATCCGCACGGGCAGGTTTGGGCTAATGACTTCCTGCCGAATGAGGTACAGCGTGAGGACGATCAGCAGCGAGCCTATTTCTTACGTCACGGTTCGCCGTTACTGCTGGACTACGTTCGCCGCGAACAGGCTGACGGTTCACGCATCGTGGTAGAAACGGATCATTGGCTAGCGGTTGTCCCTTATTGGGCGTCGTGGCCGTTTGAAACGCTGGTCCTGCCCAAGTTCGCCGTACAGCGGTTGCCACAGTTGAATGATGTTCAGCGTGAAGATCTGGCGCTGCTCCTGAAAAAGCTGACCAGCCGTTACGACAACCTGTTCCAGTGCTCATTCCCTTATTCGATGGGGTGGCATGGCGCGCCATTTAAAGGTGACGACATCGCTCACTGGCAACTGCATGCCCATTTTTATCCTCCGCTATTACGTTCCGCCAGCGTGCGCAAATTTATGGTCGGCTATGAAATGCTGGCTGAGGCACAGCGTGATCTGACGGCAGAGCAGGCCGCTGAACGTTTACGCAGCGTAAGTGATATCCATTTTCGTGAGCAAATTTGA
- a CDS encoding sugar ABC transporter permease, with protein sequence MKKHSVKRQNFIKLGLTYLLLTIVAVIIIYPLIWTVGASLNPGSSLLNTSIIPDNFSFIHYEELFNGQIDYAAWYWNSMKISFLTMILTLVSVSFTAYSFSRFRFRGRQNGLMLFLLLQMIPQFSALIAIFVLAQMLGLVNSHIALVLVYVGGMIPMNTYLMKGYLDAIPKDLDESARMDGAGNFRIFIEIIMPLSKPIIAVIALFSFTGPLGDFILSSTILRTPDQYTLPIGLYNLVAQKMGASYTTYAAGAVLIAVPVAILYLSLQKYFVSGLTSGGTKG encoded by the coding sequence ATGAAAAAACACAGCGTTAAACGCCAGAATTTTATCAAACTTGGCCTGACCTACCTGCTGCTGACGATAGTCGCCGTCATCATTATTTATCCACTGATCTGGACGGTAGGCGCGTCGTTGAATCCCGGCAGCAGCCTGCTCAACACGTCAATCATCCCAGATAACTTCTCCTTCATTCACTATGAAGAGCTTTTTAACGGCCAGATTGACTACGCCGCCTGGTACTGGAACTCGATGAAAATCAGCTTCCTGACCATGATTCTGACGCTCGTCAGCGTCAGTTTCACCGCGTATTCATTCTCTCGCTTCCGCTTTCGCGGCCGCCAGAACGGGCTGATGCTGTTTCTGCTGTTGCAGATGATCCCGCAGTTCTCCGCGCTGATTGCCATCTTCGTGCTGGCGCAGATGCTGGGGCTGGTGAACAGCCATATTGCTCTGGTGCTGGTTTACGTCGGCGGCATGATCCCGATGAACACCTATCTGATGAAAGGCTATTTGGATGCCATTCCCAAAGATCTGGATGAGTCCGCGCGTATGGACGGCGCAGGCAACTTCCGCATCTTTATCGAGATCATTATGCCGCTGTCCAAGCCGATCATCGCGGTGATTGCCCTGTTCTCATTTACCGGCCCGCTGGGCGACTTCATTCTCTCCAGCACCATCCTGCGTACGCCGGATCAGTACACGCTACCCATCGGGCTTTACAACCTGGTCGCGCAGAAAATGGGAGCCAGCTACACCACCTACGCCGCTGGAGCCGTGCTGATCGCGGTACCGGTCGCCATTCTTTATCTTTCATTACAAAAGTACTTTGTCTCCGGCCTGACGTCAGGCGGAACCAAAGGGTAA
- the galK gene encoding galactokinase — protein sequence MSRIDSLRQLTESVFVRLFGYAPHAAIQAPGRVNLIGEHTDYNDGFVLPCAIDYQTVVSAAVRQDGIVRVVSVDFDNQQDEFDLAKAIVPHPEYTWANYIRGTVKFLLARGLPLSGMDMVVSGNVPSGAGLSSSASLEVAIGQTFKELNNLDISQLDIALNGQQAENDFVGCSCGIMDQFISAQGRAGQAMLIDCRSLEGRAVRMLDGVDVLIVNSNVRRGLVDSEYNTRRQQCEAAARHFNVKALRDVSLSQFEAGIEGLDAVAVRRARHVITENRRTLEAADALARQDAHRLFTLMAESHVSMRDDFEITVPPIDTLVALIQDYVGERGGVRMTGGGFGGCIVALIPSALTDEVKQVIEREYPARTGLQPSIYLCQASGGAGRLS from the coding sequence ATGAGCCGTATTGATTCTCTACGTCAGTTAACCGAGTCTGTTTTTGTCCGATTATTTGGCTATGCGCCGCATGCCGCTATCCAGGCGCCCGGTCGGGTCAACCTGATTGGTGAACACACCGACTATAATGATGGCTTTGTTTTGCCGTGTGCTATCGATTACCAGACGGTGGTCAGCGCGGCGGTGCGTCAGGATGGCATCGTGCGGGTCGTGTCGGTGGATTTTGACAACCAGCAGGATGAGTTCGACCTCGCCAAAGCGATCGTGCCTCACCCGGAATATACCTGGGCTAACTATATCCGCGGCACGGTGAAGTTTTTGCTGGCACGCGGCCTGCCGCTCAGCGGTATGGATATGGTGGTTTCCGGCAATGTGCCGTCTGGCGCAGGGCTGAGCTCATCGGCCTCGCTGGAAGTGGCGATCGGGCAGACGTTCAAAGAGCTGAATAATCTGGACATCAGCCAGCTGGATATCGCGTTAAACGGGCAGCAGGCAGAAAACGATTTTGTCGGCTGTAGCTGCGGCATTATGGATCAGTTTATTTCCGCTCAGGGGCGTGCGGGCCAGGCGATGTTGATCGACTGTCGCTCTCTGGAAGGACGCGCGGTGCGTATGCTCGATGGCGTTGACGTCCTGATCGTGAACTCCAACGTGCGTCGTGGGCTGGTGGACAGCGAATACAACACGCGCCGCCAGCAGTGTGAAGCGGCAGCGCGTCACTTTAACGTTAAGGCGCTGCGCGATGTTTCCCTGTCGCAGTTTGAAGCAGGAATCGAGGGACTGGATGCAGTCGCGGTTCGCCGTGCGCGGCACGTTATTACCGAGAACCGCCGTACGCTGGAAGCGGCCGATGCACTGGCGCGTCAGGATGCACACCGTTTGTTTACGCTGATGGCGGAATCGCATGTCTCCATGCGGGATGATTTTGAAATTACCGTGCCGCCGATCGATACGTTGGTTGCGCTGATTCAGGATTATGTTGGCGAGCGGGGCGGCGTGCGTATGACCGGCGGTGGTTTCGGCGGCTGCATTGTCGCCCTTATCCCTTCGGCGCTGACTGACGAAGTCAAACAGGTGATTGAACGTGAATATCCGGCGCGCACCGGGCTTCAGCCATCCATCTATTTGTGTCAGGCATCCGGCGGAGCGGGTCGCCTGAGCTAA
- a CDS encoding extracellular solute-binding protein has translation MKMKTLTTVIMISLGITGVLSKSALAADKELLVWEDIKKSDGIADAIKAFEKQNNVKIKVLETPYAQQIEKLRLDGPAGIGPDVIVMPHDQVGTAVVQGLISELKLDQTFLSSFTKPALEAQTYNGKLYGVPKAVETTVLVYNKDLMPQPPEKFDDLFTFSKQQRAEGRYGLLAKFDEIYYAYGVIAGMGGYIFGQNSNGSPNVKDIGLDKQATIDAVNYIKKFYADGLFPPGIVGETGANAIDSLFTEKKAAAVITGPWAFQPYKNAGVNYGVAPLPLLPNGEHPRSLLGVKGYSISTYSKNKELAQKFIEFINQPEYAKVRFQLTGEIPPIAALIDDPLIKDDEKSRAVAIQSGYAVPMPSVPEMQEVWTPANSALQLSVTGKQDTKAALESAVKVIKMQIEANHSNQ, from the coding sequence ATGAAAATGAAAACACTGACCACCGTCATTATGATTTCACTGGGTATCACTGGCGTACTCAGTAAATCAGCGCTGGCAGCCGATAAAGAGCTTCTGGTATGGGAAGATATCAAGAAATCCGACGGTATCGCCGATGCGATCAAAGCCTTTGAAAAACAGAATAATGTCAAAATCAAAGTGCTGGAAACGCCTTACGCTCAGCAGATTGAGAAACTCCGTTTGGACGGCCCGGCGGGGATCGGCCCGGATGTGATTGTCATGCCGCACGATCAGGTCGGCACCGCCGTCGTTCAGGGGTTGATTAGCGAACTGAAACTGGATCAGACGTTCCTGTCGAGTTTCACCAAGCCAGCTCTGGAAGCCCAGACCTATAACGGGAAGCTGTACGGCGTGCCGAAAGCCGTTGAAACCACCGTACTGGTCTACAACAAAGATCTGATGCCACAGCCGCCGGAAAAATTCGACGACCTGTTCACCTTCTCCAAACAGCAGCGTGCAGAAGGCCGTTACGGTCTGCTGGCGAAATTTGACGAAATTTATTACGCCTATGGCGTCATCGCCGGAATGGGCGGCTACATTTTCGGACAGAACAGCAACGGTTCACCGAACGTAAAAGACATCGGTCTGGATAAACAAGCCACCATCGATGCGGTGAACTACATCAAGAAATTCTATGCCGATGGCCTGTTCCCACCGGGCATCGTCGGTGAAACCGGCGCTAACGCCATTGACTCCCTGTTTACCGAGAAAAAGGCCGCTGCCGTCATTACCGGTCCGTGGGCGTTCCAACCGTACAAGAACGCCGGCGTAAACTATGGCGTGGCGCCACTGCCGCTGCTGCCAAACGGTGAGCATCCACGTTCCCTGCTGGGCGTGAAAGGCTACAGCATTTCCACCTACTCCAAAAACAAAGAACTGGCGCAGAAATTTATTGAGTTCATCAATCAACCTGAATACGCCAAAGTTCGCTTCCAACTGACCGGTGAAATCCCACCGATCGCCGCGCTGATTGACGATCCGCTGATTAAGGACGACGAAAAATCCCGCGCTGTCGCGATCCAATCCGGCTATGCCGTCCCTATGCCAAGCGTACCAGAAATGCAGGAAGTCTGGACGCCAGCTAACAGCGCGCTGCAACTGAGCGTGACCGGCAAGCAGGACACCAAAGCGGCGCTGGAATCCGCCGTGAAAGTCATAAAAATGCAGATCGAAGCTAACCACAGTAACCAGTAA
- a CDS encoding sn-glycerol-3-phosphate ABC transporter ATP-binding protein UgpC, with protein MASIQLDKVSKHFGKTITLHDVNLTIADGEFAVFVGPSGCGKSTLLRMIAGLEDVTGGEIMIDDVVVNDVAPAHRGVAMVFQSYALYPHMTVAENMGYGLRVNGVPKDQIKHQIEMVAKTLQLSHLLERKPKELSGGQRQRVAIGRAIVRNPKVFLFDEPLSNLDAELRVDMRLHIAKLHQELKTTMIYVTHDQVEAMTLADKIVVMNYGKVEQVGTPMELYYHPVNQFVAGFIGSPKMNFLPAQVIDWTPDSLTVNIAEQLQLELPIRTGELSVGSTITLGLRPEHVSPEGEGIRLSFGCEVVERLGNSTYLFGQCCGIDNFKLLLAGDSAFKPYEHIEVFFSPDNCLVFNADGLRISA; from the coding sequence ATGGCGTCTATCCAGTTGGATAAAGTTAGTAAGCATTTTGGCAAAACGATTACGCTTCACGATGTGAATCTGACGATTGCAGATGGTGAGTTCGCTGTTTTTGTCGGGCCGTCTGGCTGTGGTAAGTCGACATTGCTGAGAATGATTGCCGGGCTGGAAGATGTCACGGGCGGTGAAATCATGATTGATGATGTGGTGGTAAATGATGTCGCCCCCGCTCACCGCGGTGTGGCGATGGTGTTTCAATCTTATGCGCTGTATCCGCACATGACTGTCGCTGAGAATATGGGCTATGGCCTGCGCGTGAATGGCGTACCGAAAGACCAGATTAAGCACCAGATCGAGATGGTGGCGAAGACGCTGCAACTGTCCCATCTGCTTGAGCGCAAGCCGAAAGAGCTGTCCGGCGGCCAGCGTCAGCGCGTGGCGATCGGACGCGCTATCGTGCGTAATCCGAAAGTGTTCCTGTTTGATGAACCGCTGTCGAACCTGGATGCCGAGTTGCGTGTAGATATGCGGTTACACATTGCCAAGCTGCATCAGGAATTGAAAACGACGATGATCTACGTGACGCACGATCAGGTCGAGGCCATGACGCTGGCCGATAAGATCGTGGTCATGAATTACGGCAAAGTCGAGCAGGTTGGAACGCCGATGGAGCTTTACTATCATCCGGTTAACCAGTTTGTTGCGGGCTTTATCGGTTCGCCGAAAATGAACTTCCTGCCAGCGCAGGTTATCGACTGGACGCCGGATAGCCTGACGGTGAATATTGCCGAACAGCTACAGCTTGAACTGCCGATTCGTACTGGTGAGCTGAGTGTTGGCAGCACGATAACGCTGGGGCTGAGGCCGGAACACGTGTCGCCGGAAGGCGAAGGCATTCGCCTGTCATTCGGCTGCGAGGTTGTTGAGCGTTTAGGCAACAGCACCTATCTGTTCGGCCAATGCTGTGGGATTGATAACTTCAAACTGCTGCTGGCGGGCGACAGCGCCTTCAAGCCGTATGAACATATTGAGGTGTTCTTCTCGCCTGATAACTGTCTGGTGTTTAACGCCGATGGTTTGCGCATCAGCGCGTAA